In a genomic window of Panthera tigris isolate Pti1 chromosome D4, P.tigris_Pti1_mat1.1, whole genome shotgun sequence:
- the GRIN1 gene encoding glutamate receptor ionotropic, NMDA 1 isoform X1, with product MSTMRLLTLALLFSCSFARAACDPKIVNIGAVLSTRKHEQMFREAVNQANKRHGSWKIQLNATSVTHKPNAIQMALSVCEDLISSQVYAILVSHPPTPNDHFTPTPVSYTAGFYRIPVLGLTTRMSIYSDKSIHLSFLRTVPPYSHQSSVWFEMMRVYSWNHIILLVSDDHEGRAAQKRLETLLEERESKSKKRNYENLDQLSYDNKRGPKAEKVLQFDPGTKNVTALLMEARELEARVIILSASEDDAATVYRAAAMLNMTGSGYVWLVGEREISGNALRYAPDGIIGLQLINGKNESAHISDAVGVVAQAVHELLEKENITDPPRGCVGNTNIWKTGPLFKRVLMSSKYADGVTGRVEFNEDGDRKFANYSIMNLQNRKLVQVGIYNGTHVIPNDRKIIWPGGETEKPRGYQMSTRLKIVTIHQEPFVYVKPTLSDGTCKEEFTVNGDPVKKVICTGPNDTSPGSPRHTVPQCCYGFCIDLLIKLARTMNFTYEVHLVADGKFGTQERVNNSNKKEWNGMMGELLSGQADMIVAPLTINNERAQYIEFSKPFKYQGLTILVKKEIPRSTLDSFMQPFQSTLWLLVGLSVHVVAVMLYLLDRFSPFGRFKVNSEEEEEDALTLSSAMWFSWGVLLNSGIGEGAPRSFSARILGMVWAGFAMIIVASYTANLAAFLVLDRPEERITGINDPRLRNPSDKFIYATVKQSSVDIYFRRQVELSTMYRHMEKHNYESAAEAIQAVRDNKLHAFIWDSAVLEFEASQKCDLVTTGELFFRSGFGIGMRKDSPWKQNVSLSILKSHENGFMEDLDKTWVRYQECDSRSNAPATLTFENMAGVFMLVAGGIVAGIFLIFIEIAYKRHKDARRKQMQLAFAAVNVWRKNLQDRKSGRAEPDPKKKATFRAITSTLASSFKRRRSSKDTQYHPTDITGTLNLSDPSVSTVV from the exons ATGAGCACCATGCGCCTGCTGACACTCGCCCTGCTTTTCTCCTGCTCCTTTGCCCGTGCCGCCTGCGACCCCAAGATTGTCAACATCGGAGCCGTGCTGAGCACGCGAAAGCATGAGCAGATGTTCCGTGAGGCCGTGAACCAGGCCAATAAGCGGCATGGCTCCTGGAAGATTCAGCTCAACGCCACCTCGGTCACCCACAAGCCCAACGCCATCCAGATGGCCCTGTCGGTGTGCGAGGACCTCATctccagccag GTCTACGCCATCCTAGTTAGCCACCCACCTACCCCCAACGACCACTTCACTCCCACCCCCGTCTCCTACACAGCCGGCTTCTACCGCATCCCCGTCCTGGGGCTGACCACCCGTATGTCCATCTACTCAGACAAG AGCATACACCTGAGCTTCCTTCGCACGGTGCCGCCCTACTCCCACCAGTCGAGCGTCTGGTTCGAGATGATGCGCGTCTACAGCTGGAACCACATCATCCTCCTGGTCAGCGACGACCACGAGGGCAGGGCCGCCCAGAAGCGCCTGGAGACGCTGCTGGAGGAGCGCGAGTCCAAG AGTAAAAAAAGGAACTATGAAAACCTCGACCAACTGTCCTATGACAACAAGCGTGGACCCAAG GCTGAGAAGGTGCTGCAGTTCGACCCGGGGACCAAGAACGTGACGGCGCTGCTGATGGAGGCACGGGAGCTGGAGGCCCGGGTCATCATCCTCTCTGCCAG CGAGGACGACGCCGCCACCGTGTACCGCGCAGCCGCGATGCTGAACATGACGGGCTCCGGGTATGTGTGGCTGGTGGGGGAGCGAGAGATCTCGGGGAACGCCCTGCGCTACGCCCCTGACG GCATCATCGGACTGCAGCTCATCAATGGCAAGAACGAGTCGGCCCACATCAGTGACGCCGTCGGTGTGGTGGCCCAGGCAGTGCACGAACTCCTGGAGAAGGAGAACATCACCGACCCACCGCGGGGCTGCGTGGGCAACACCAACATCTGGAAGACAGGGCCGCTCTTCAAGAG GGTGCTGATGTCCTCCAAGTACGCAGACGGGGTGACAGGCCGCGTGGAGTTCAACGAGGACGGGGACCGGAAGTTCGCCAACTACAGCATCATGAACCTGCAGAACCGCAAGCTGGTGCAAGTGGGCATCTACAACGGCACCCAC GTTATCCCCAACGACAGGAAGATCATCTGGCcaggtggagagacagagaagccccgAGGGTACCAGATGTCCACCAGGCTGAAG attgTGACGATCCACCAGGAGCCTTTCGTGTACGTCAAGCCCACGCTGAGCGATGGCACATGCAAGGAGGAGTTCACGGTCAATGGGGACCCGGTGAAGAAGGTGATCTGCACAGGACCCAATGACACGTCACCGGGCAGCC CACGCCACACAGTGCCTCAGTGCTGCTATGGCTTCTGCATTGACCTGCTCATCAAGTTGGCGCGGACCATGAACTTCACCTATGAGGTGCACCTGGTGGCCGATGGCAAGTTCGGCACTCAAGAGCGG GTGAACAACAGCAATAAGAAGGAGTGGAACGGGATGATGGGCGAGTTGCTCAGCGGGCAGGCGGACATGATCGTGGCGCCCCTGACCATCAACAATGAGCGTGCACAGTACATCGAGTTCTCCAAGCCCTTCAAGTACCAGGGCCTGACCATTCTGGTCAAGAAG GAGATCCCCCGAAGCACGCTGGACTCGTTCATGCAGCCCTTCCAGAGCACACTGTGGCTGCTGGTGGGGCTCTCGGTGCACGTGGTGGCGGTGATGTTGTACCTGCTGGACCGCTTCAG CCCCTTCGGCCGGTTCAAGGTGAAcagtgaagaggaggaggaggacgcgCTGACCCTGTCTTCGGCCATGTGGTTCTCCTGGGGTGTCCTGCTCAACTCGGGTATCGGGGAAG GCGCCCCCCGAAGCTTCTCAGCGCGCATCCTGGGCATGGTGTGGGCCGGCTTCGCCATGATCATCGTGGCCTCCTACACCGCCAACCTGGCGGCCTTCCTGGTGCTGGACCGGCCCGAGGAGCGCATCACCGGCATCAACGACCCGCGG CTGAGGAATCCCTCGGACAAGTTCATCTACGCGACTGTGAAGCAGAGCTCGGTGGACATCTACTTCCGGCGGCAGGTGGAGCTGAGCACCATGTACCGACACATGGAGAAGCACAACTATGAGAGCGCGGCCGAGGCCATCCAAGCCGTGCGGGACAA CAAGCTTCATGCCTTCATCTGGGACTCCGCGGTGCTGGAGTTTGAAGCCTCGCAGAAGTGCGACCTAGTGACCACTGGCGAGCTGTTCTTCCGCTCAGGCTTCGGCATCGGCATGCGCAAGGACAGCCCCTGGAAGCAGAACGTCTCCCTGTCCATCCTCAA gtCCCACGAGAACGGCTTCATGGAAGACCTGGACAAGACGTGGGTGCGGTACCAGGAGTGTGACTCGCGCAGCAACGCCCCTGCTACCCTTACCTTCGAGAACATGGCAG GGGTCTTCATGCTGGTGGCTGGGGGCATTGTGGCCGGCATCTTCCTGATCTTCATTGAGATCGCCTACAAGCGACACAAGGACGCTCGTCGGAAGCAGATGCAGCTAGCCTTTGCCGCGGTGAACGTGTGGAGAAAGAACTTGCAG GATAGAAAGAGTGGTAGAGCAGAGCCCGACCCTAAAAAGAAAGCCACATTTAGGGCTATCACCTCCACCCTGGCTTCCAGCTTCAAGAGACGTAGGTCCTCCAAAGACACG
- the GRIN1 gene encoding glutamate receptor ionotropic, NMDA 1 isoform X3, translating into MSTMRLLTLALLFSCSFARAACDPKIVNIGAVLSTRKHEQMFREAVNQANKRHGSWKIQLNATSVTHKPNAIQMALSVCEDLISSQVYAILVSHPPTPNDHFTPTPVSYTAGFYRIPVLGLTTRMSIYSDKSIHLSFLRTVPPYSHQSSVWFEMMRVYSWNHIILLVSDDHEGRAAQKRLETLLEERESKSKKRNYENLDQLSYDNKRGPKAEKVLQFDPGTKNVTALLMEARELEARVIILSASEDDAATVYRAAAMLNMTGSGYVWLVGEREISGNALRYAPDGIIGLQLINGKNESAHISDAVGVVAQAVHELLEKENITDPPRGCVGNTNIWKTGPLFKRVLMSSKYADGVTGRVEFNEDGDRKFANYSIMNLQNRKLVQVGIYNGTHVIPNDRKIIWPGGETEKPRGYQMSTRLKIVTIHQEPFVYVKPTLSDGTCKEEFTVNGDPVKKVICTGPNDTSPGSPRHTVPQCCYGFCIDLLIKLARTMNFTYEVHLVADGKFGTQERVNNSNKKEWNGMMGELLSGQADMIVAPLTINNERAQYIEFSKPFKYQGLTILVKKEIPRSTLDSFMQPFQSTLWLLVGLSVHVVAVMLYLLDRFSPFGRFKVNSEEEEEDALTLSSAMWFSWGVLLNSGIGEGAPRSFSARILGMVWAGFAMIIVASYTANLAAFLVLDRPEERITGINDPRLRNPSDKFIYATVKQSSVDIYFRRQVELSTMYRHMEKHNYESAAEAIQAVRDNKLHAFIWDSAVLEFEASQKCDLVTTGELFFRSGFGIGMRKDSPWKQNVSLSILKSHENGFMEDLDKTWVRYQECDSRSNAPATLTFENMAGVFMLVAGGIVAGIFLIFIEIAYKRHKDARRKQMQLAFAAVNVWRKNLQQYHPTDITGTLNLSDPSVSTVV; encoded by the exons ATGAGCACCATGCGCCTGCTGACACTCGCCCTGCTTTTCTCCTGCTCCTTTGCCCGTGCCGCCTGCGACCCCAAGATTGTCAACATCGGAGCCGTGCTGAGCACGCGAAAGCATGAGCAGATGTTCCGTGAGGCCGTGAACCAGGCCAATAAGCGGCATGGCTCCTGGAAGATTCAGCTCAACGCCACCTCGGTCACCCACAAGCCCAACGCCATCCAGATGGCCCTGTCGGTGTGCGAGGACCTCATctccagccag GTCTACGCCATCCTAGTTAGCCACCCACCTACCCCCAACGACCACTTCACTCCCACCCCCGTCTCCTACACAGCCGGCTTCTACCGCATCCCCGTCCTGGGGCTGACCACCCGTATGTCCATCTACTCAGACAAG AGCATACACCTGAGCTTCCTTCGCACGGTGCCGCCCTACTCCCACCAGTCGAGCGTCTGGTTCGAGATGATGCGCGTCTACAGCTGGAACCACATCATCCTCCTGGTCAGCGACGACCACGAGGGCAGGGCCGCCCAGAAGCGCCTGGAGACGCTGCTGGAGGAGCGCGAGTCCAAG AGTAAAAAAAGGAACTATGAAAACCTCGACCAACTGTCCTATGACAACAAGCGTGGACCCAAG GCTGAGAAGGTGCTGCAGTTCGACCCGGGGACCAAGAACGTGACGGCGCTGCTGATGGAGGCACGGGAGCTGGAGGCCCGGGTCATCATCCTCTCTGCCAG CGAGGACGACGCCGCCACCGTGTACCGCGCAGCCGCGATGCTGAACATGACGGGCTCCGGGTATGTGTGGCTGGTGGGGGAGCGAGAGATCTCGGGGAACGCCCTGCGCTACGCCCCTGACG GCATCATCGGACTGCAGCTCATCAATGGCAAGAACGAGTCGGCCCACATCAGTGACGCCGTCGGTGTGGTGGCCCAGGCAGTGCACGAACTCCTGGAGAAGGAGAACATCACCGACCCACCGCGGGGCTGCGTGGGCAACACCAACATCTGGAAGACAGGGCCGCTCTTCAAGAG GGTGCTGATGTCCTCCAAGTACGCAGACGGGGTGACAGGCCGCGTGGAGTTCAACGAGGACGGGGACCGGAAGTTCGCCAACTACAGCATCATGAACCTGCAGAACCGCAAGCTGGTGCAAGTGGGCATCTACAACGGCACCCAC GTTATCCCCAACGACAGGAAGATCATCTGGCcaggtggagagacagagaagccccgAGGGTACCAGATGTCCACCAGGCTGAAG attgTGACGATCCACCAGGAGCCTTTCGTGTACGTCAAGCCCACGCTGAGCGATGGCACATGCAAGGAGGAGTTCACGGTCAATGGGGACCCGGTGAAGAAGGTGATCTGCACAGGACCCAATGACACGTCACCGGGCAGCC CACGCCACACAGTGCCTCAGTGCTGCTATGGCTTCTGCATTGACCTGCTCATCAAGTTGGCGCGGACCATGAACTTCACCTATGAGGTGCACCTGGTGGCCGATGGCAAGTTCGGCACTCAAGAGCGG GTGAACAACAGCAATAAGAAGGAGTGGAACGGGATGATGGGCGAGTTGCTCAGCGGGCAGGCGGACATGATCGTGGCGCCCCTGACCATCAACAATGAGCGTGCACAGTACATCGAGTTCTCCAAGCCCTTCAAGTACCAGGGCCTGACCATTCTGGTCAAGAAG GAGATCCCCCGAAGCACGCTGGACTCGTTCATGCAGCCCTTCCAGAGCACACTGTGGCTGCTGGTGGGGCTCTCGGTGCACGTGGTGGCGGTGATGTTGTACCTGCTGGACCGCTTCAG CCCCTTCGGCCGGTTCAAGGTGAAcagtgaagaggaggaggaggacgcgCTGACCCTGTCTTCGGCCATGTGGTTCTCCTGGGGTGTCCTGCTCAACTCGGGTATCGGGGAAG GCGCCCCCCGAAGCTTCTCAGCGCGCATCCTGGGCATGGTGTGGGCCGGCTTCGCCATGATCATCGTGGCCTCCTACACCGCCAACCTGGCGGCCTTCCTGGTGCTGGACCGGCCCGAGGAGCGCATCACCGGCATCAACGACCCGCGG CTGAGGAATCCCTCGGACAAGTTCATCTACGCGACTGTGAAGCAGAGCTCGGTGGACATCTACTTCCGGCGGCAGGTGGAGCTGAGCACCATGTACCGACACATGGAGAAGCACAACTATGAGAGCGCGGCCGAGGCCATCCAAGCCGTGCGGGACAA CAAGCTTCATGCCTTCATCTGGGACTCCGCGGTGCTGGAGTTTGAAGCCTCGCAGAAGTGCGACCTAGTGACCACTGGCGAGCTGTTCTTCCGCTCAGGCTTCGGCATCGGCATGCGCAAGGACAGCCCCTGGAAGCAGAACGTCTCCCTGTCCATCCTCAA gtCCCACGAGAACGGCTTCATGGAAGACCTGGACAAGACGTGGGTGCGGTACCAGGAGTGTGACTCGCGCAGCAACGCCCCTGCTACCCTTACCTTCGAGAACATGGCAG GGGTCTTCATGCTGGTGGCTGGGGGCATTGTGGCCGGCATCTTCCTGATCTTCATTGAGATCGCCTACAAGCGACACAAGGACGCTCGTCGGAAGCAGATGCAGCTAGCCTTTGCCGCGGTGAACGTGTGGAGAAAGAACTTGCAG
- the GRIN1 gene encoding glutamate receptor ionotropic, NMDA 1 isoform X4, with protein sequence MSTMRLLTLALLFSCSFARAACDPKIVNIGAVLSTRKHEQMFREAVNQANKRHGSWKIQLNATSVTHKPNAIQMALSVCEDLISSQVYAILVSHPPTPNDHFTPTPVSYTAGFYRIPVLGLTTRMSIYSDKSIHLSFLRTVPPYSHQSSVWFEMMRVYSWNHIILLVSDDHEGRAAQKRLETLLEERESKAEKVLQFDPGTKNVTALLMEARELEARVIILSASEDDAATVYRAAAMLNMTGSGYVWLVGEREISGNALRYAPDGIIGLQLINGKNESAHISDAVGVVAQAVHELLEKENITDPPRGCVGNTNIWKTGPLFKRVLMSSKYADGVTGRVEFNEDGDRKFANYSIMNLQNRKLVQVGIYNGTHVIPNDRKIIWPGGETEKPRGYQMSTRLKIVTIHQEPFVYVKPTLSDGTCKEEFTVNGDPVKKVICTGPNDTSPGSPRHTVPQCCYGFCIDLLIKLARTMNFTYEVHLVADGKFGTQERVNNSNKKEWNGMMGELLSGQADMIVAPLTINNERAQYIEFSKPFKYQGLTILVKKEIPRSTLDSFMQPFQSTLWLLVGLSVHVVAVMLYLLDRFSPFGRFKVNSEEEEEDALTLSSAMWFSWGVLLNSGIGEGAPRSFSARILGMVWAGFAMIIVASYTANLAAFLVLDRPEERITGINDPRLRNPSDKFIYATVKQSSVDIYFRRQVELSTMYRHMEKHNYESAAEAIQAVRDNKLHAFIWDSAVLEFEASQKCDLVTTGELFFRSGFGIGMRKDSPWKQNVSLSILKSHENGFMEDLDKTWVRYQECDSRSNAPATLTFENMAGVFMLVAGGIVAGIFLIFIEIAYKRHKDARRKQMQLAFAAVNVWRKNLQQYHPTDITGTLNLSDPSVSTVV encoded by the exons ATGAGCACCATGCGCCTGCTGACACTCGCCCTGCTTTTCTCCTGCTCCTTTGCCCGTGCCGCCTGCGACCCCAAGATTGTCAACATCGGAGCCGTGCTGAGCACGCGAAAGCATGAGCAGATGTTCCGTGAGGCCGTGAACCAGGCCAATAAGCGGCATGGCTCCTGGAAGATTCAGCTCAACGCCACCTCGGTCACCCACAAGCCCAACGCCATCCAGATGGCCCTGTCGGTGTGCGAGGACCTCATctccagccag GTCTACGCCATCCTAGTTAGCCACCCACCTACCCCCAACGACCACTTCACTCCCACCCCCGTCTCCTACACAGCCGGCTTCTACCGCATCCCCGTCCTGGGGCTGACCACCCGTATGTCCATCTACTCAGACAAG AGCATACACCTGAGCTTCCTTCGCACGGTGCCGCCCTACTCCCACCAGTCGAGCGTCTGGTTCGAGATGATGCGCGTCTACAGCTGGAACCACATCATCCTCCTGGTCAGCGACGACCACGAGGGCAGGGCCGCCCAGAAGCGCCTGGAGACGCTGCTGGAGGAGCGCGAGTCCAAG GCTGAGAAGGTGCTGCAGTTCGACCCGGGGACCAAGAACGTGACGGCGCTGCTGATGGAGGCACGGGAGCTGGAGGCCCGGGTCATCATCCTCTCTGCCAG CGAGGACGACGCCGCCACCGTGTACCGCGCAGCCGCGATGCTGAACATGACGGGCTCCGGGTATGTGTGGCTGGTGGGGGAGCGAGAGATCTCGGGGAACGCCCTGCGCTACGCCCCTGACG GCATCATCGGACTGCAGCTCATCAATGGCAAGAACGAGTCGGCCCACATCAGTGACGCCGTCGGTGTGGTGGCCCAGGCAGTGCACGAACTCCTGGAGAAGGAGAACATCACCGACCCACCGCGGGGCTGCGTGGGCAACACCAACATCTGGAAGACAGGGCCGCTCTTCAAGAG GGTGCTGATGTCCTCCAAGTACGCAGACGGGGTGACAGGCCGCGTGGAGTTCAACGAGGACGGGGACCGGAAGTTCGCCAACTACAGCATCATGAACCTGCAGAACCGCAAGCTGGTGCAAGTGGGCATCTACAACGGCACCCAC GTTATCCCCAACGACAGGAAGATCATCTGGCcaggtggagagacagagaagccccgAGGGTACCAGATGTCCACCAGGCTGAAG attgTGACGATCCACCAGGAGCCTTTCGTGTACGTCAAGCCCACGCTGAGCGATGGCACATGCAAGGAGGAGTTCACGGTCAATGGGGACCCGGTGAAGAAGGTGATCTGCACAGGACCCAATGACACGTCACCGGGCAGCC CACGCCACACAGTGCCTCAGTGCTGCTATGGCTTCTGCATTGACCTGCTCATCAAGTTGGCGCGGACCATGAACTTCACCTATGAGGTGCACCTGGTGGCCGATGGCAAGTTCGGCACTCAAGAGCGG GTGAACAACAGCAATAAGAAGGAGTGGAACGGGATGATGGGCGAGTTGCTCAGCGGGCAGGCGGACATGATCGTGGCGCCCCTGACCATCAACAATGAGCGTGCACAGTACATCGAGTTCTCCAAGCCCTTCAAGTACCAGGGCCTGACCATTCTGGTCAAGAAG GAGATCCCCCGAAGCACGCTGGACTCGTTCATGCAGCCCTTCCAGAGCACACTGTGGCTGCTGGTGGGGCTCTCGGTGCACGTGGTGGCGGTGATGTTGTACCTGCTGGACCGCTTCAG CCCCTTCGGCCGGTTCAAGGTGAAcagtgaagaggaggaggaggacgcgCTGACCCTGTCTTCGGCCATGTGGTTCTCCTGGGGTGTCCTGCTCAACTCGGGTATCGGGGAAG GCGCCCCCCGAAGCTTCTCAGCGCGCATCCTGGGCATGGTGTGGGCCGGCTTCGCCATGATCATCGTGGCCTCCTACACCGCCAACCTGGCGGCCTTCCTGGTGCTGGACCGGCCCGAGGAGCGCATCACCGGCATCAACGACCCGCGG CTGAGGAATCCCTCGGACAAGTTCATCTACGCGACTGTGAAGCAGAGCTCGGTGGACATCTACTTCCGGCGGCAGGTGGAGCTGAGCACCATGTACCGACACATGGAGAAGCACAACTATGAGAGCGCGGCCGAGGCCATCCAAGCCGTGCGGGACAA CAAGCTTCATGCCTTCATCTGGGACTCCGCGGTGCTGGAGTTTGAAGCCTCGCAGAAGTGCGACCTAGTGACCACTGGCGAGCTGTTCTTCCGCTCAGGCTTCGGCATCGGCATGCGCAAGGACAGCCCCTGGAAGCAGAACGTCTCCCTGTCCATCCTCAA gtCCCACGAGAACGGCTTCATGGAAGACCTGGACAAGACGTGGGTGCGGTACCAGGAGTGTGACTCGCGCAGCAACGCCCCTGCTACCCTTACCTTCGAGAACATGGCAG GGGTCTTCATGCTGGTGGCTGGGGGCATTGTGGCCGGCATCTTCCTGATCTTCATTGAGATCGCCTACAAGCGACACAAGGACGCTCGTCGGAAGCAGATGCAGCTAGCCTTTGCCGCGGTGAACGTGTGGAGAAAGAACTTGCAG
- the GRIN1 gene encoding glutamate receptor ionotropic, NMDA 1 isoform X5 — protein MSTMRLLTLALLFSCSFARAACDPKIVNIGAVLSTRKHEQMFREAVNQANKRHGSWKIQLNATSVTHKPNAIQMALSVCEDLISSQVYAILVSHPPTPNDHFTPTPVSYTAGFYRIPVLGLTTRMSIYSDKSIHLSFLRTVPPYSHQSSVWFEMMRVYSWNHIILLVSDDHEGRAAQKRLETLLEERESKAEKVLQFDPGTKNVTALLMEARELEARVIILSASEDDAATVYRAAAMLNMTGSGYVWLVGEREISGNALRYAPDGIIGLQLINGKNESAHISDAVGVVAQAVHELLEKENITDPPRGCVGNTNIWKTGPLFKRVLMSSKYADGVTGRVEFNEDGDRKFANYSIMNLQNRKLVQVGIYNGTHVIPNDRKIIWPGGETEKPRGYQMSTRLKIVTIHQEPFVYVKPTLSDGTCKEEFTVNGDPVKKVICTGPNDTSPGSPRHTVPQCCYGFCIDLLIKLARTMNFTYEVHLVADGKFGTQERVNNSNKKEWNGMMGELLSGQADMIVAPLTINNERAQYIEFSKPFKYQGLTILVKKEIPRSTLDSFMQPFQSTLWLLVGLSVHVVAVMLYLLDRFSPFGRFKVNSEEEEEDALTLSSAMWFSWGVLLNSGIGEGAPRSFSARILGMVWAGFAMIIVASYTANLAAFLVLDRPEERITGINDPRLRNPSDKFIYATVKQSSVDIYFRRQVELSTMYRHMEKHNYESAAEAIQAVRDNKLHAFIWDSAVLEFEASQKCDLVTTGELFFRSGFGIGMRKDSPWKQNVSLSILKSHENGFMEDLDKTWVRYQECDSRSNAPATLTFENMAGVFMLVAGGIVAGIFLIFIEIAYKRHKDARRKQMQLAFAAVNVWRKNLQDRKSGRAEPDPKKKATFRAITSTLASSFKRRRSSKDTSTGGGRGALQNQKDTVLPRRAIEREEGQLQMCARHRES, from the exons ATGAGCACCATGCGCCTGCTGACACTCGCCCTGCTTTTCTCCTGCTCCTTTGCCCGTGCCGCCTGCGACCCCAAGATTGTCAACATCGGAGCCGTGCTGAGCACGCGAAAGCATGAGCAGATGTTCCGTGAGGCCGTGAACCAGGCCAATAAGCGGCATGGCTCCTGGAAGATTCAGCTCAACGCCACCTCGGTCACCCACAAGCCCAACGCCATCCAGATGGCCCTGTCGGTGTGCGAGGACCTCATctccagccag GTCTACGCCATCCTAGTTAGCCACCCACCTACCCCCAACGACCACTTCACTCCCACCCCCGTCTCCTACACAGCCGGCTTCTACCGCATCCCCGTCCTGGGGCTGACCACCCGTATGTCCATCTACTCAGACAAG AGCATACACCTGAGCTTCCTTCGCACGGTGCCGCCCTACTCCCACCAGTCGAGCGTCTGGTTCGAGATGATGCGCGTCTACAGCTGGAACCACATCATCCTCCTGGTCAGCGACGACCACGAGGGCAGGGCCGCCCAGAAGCGCCTGGAGACGCTGCTGGAGGAGCGCGAGTCCAAG GCTGAGAAGGTGCTGCAGTTCGACCCGGGGACCAAGAACGTGACGGCGCTGCTGATGGAGGCACGGGAGCTGGAGGCCCGGGTCATCATCCTCTCTGCCAG CGAGGACGACGCCGCCACCGTGTACCGCGCAGCCGCGATGCTGAACATGACGGGCTCCGGGTATGTGTGGCTGGTGGGGGAGCGAGAGATCTCGGGGAACGCCCTGCGCTACGCCCCTGACG GCATCATCGGACTGCAGCTCATCAATGGCAAGAACGAGTCGGCCCACATCAGTGACGCCGTCGGTGTGGTGGCCCAGGCAGTGCACGAACTCCTGGAGAAGGAGAACATCACCGACCCACCGCGGGGCTGCGTGGGCAACACCAACATCTGGAAGACAGGGCCGCTCTTCAAGAG GGTGCTGATGTCCTCCAAGTACGCAGACGGGGTGACAGGCCGCGTGGAGTTCAACGAGGACGGGGACCGGAAGTTCGCCAACTACAGCATCATGAACCTGCAGAACCGCAAGCTGGTGCAAGTGGGCATCTACAACGGCACCCAC GTTATCCCCAACGACAGGAAGATCATCTGGCcaggtggagagacagagaagccccgAGGGTACCAGATGTCCACCAGGCTGAAG attgTGACGATCCACCAGGAGCCTTTCGTGTACGTCAAGCCCACGCTGAGCGATGGCACATGCAAGGAGGAGTTCACGGTCAATGGGGACCCGGTGAAGAAGGTGATCTGCACAGGACCCAATGACACGTCACCGGGCAGCC CACGCCACACAGTGCCTCAGTGCTGCTATGGCTTCTGCATTGACCTGCTCATCAAGTTGGCGCGGACCATGAACTTCACCTATGAGGTGCACCTGGTGGCCGATGGCAAGTTCGGCACTCAAGAGCGG GTGAACAACAGCAATAAGAAGGAGTGGAACGGGATGATGGGCGAGTTGCTCAGCGGGCAGGCGGACATGATCGTGGCGCCCCTGACCATCAACAATGAGCGTGCACAGTACATCGAGTTCTCCAAGCCCTTCAAGTACCAGGGCCTGACCATTCTGGTCAAGAAG GAGATCCCCCGAAGCACGCTGGACTCGTTCATGCAGCCCTTCCAGAGCACACTGTGGCTGCTGGTGGGGCTCTCGGTGCACGTGGTGGCGGTGATGTTGTACCTGCTGGACCGCTTCAG CCCCTTCGGCCGGTTCAAGGTGAAcagtgaagaggaggaggaggacgcgCTGACCCTGTCTTCGGCCATGTGGTTCTCCTGGGGTGTCCTGCTCAACTCGGGTATCGGGGAAG GCGCCCCCCGAAGCTTCTCAGCGCGCATCCTGGGCATGGTGTGGGCCGGCTTCGCCATGATCATCGTGGCCTCCTACACCGCCAACCTGGCGGCCTTCCTGGTGCTGGACCGGCCCGAGGAGCGCATCACCGGCATCAACGACCCGCGG CTGAGGAATCCCTCGGACAAGTTCATCTACGCGACTGTGAAGCAGAGCTCGGTGGACATCTACTTCCGGCGGCAGGTGGAGCTGAGCACCATGTACCGACACATGGAGAAGCACAACTATGAGAGCGCGGCCGAGGCCATCCAAGCCGTGCGGGACAA CAAGCTTCATGCCTTCATCTGGGACTCCGCGGTGCTGGAGTTTGAAGCCTCGCAGAAGTGCGACCTAGTGACCACTGGCGAGCTGTTCTTCCGCTCAGGCTTCGGCATCGGCATGCGCAAGGACAGCCCCTGGAAGCAGAACGTCTCCCTGTCCATCCTCAA gtCCCACGAGAACGGCTTCATGGAAGACCTGGACAAGACGTGGGTGCGGTACCAGGAGTGTGACTCGCGCAGCAACGCCCCTGCTACCCTTACCTTCGAGAACATGGCAG GGGTCTTCATGCTGGTGGCTGGGGGCATTGTGGCCGGCATCTTCCTGATCTTCATTGAGATCGCCTACAAGCGACACAAGGACGCTCGTCGGAAGCAGATGCAGCTAGCCTTTGCCGCGGTGAACGTGTGGAGAAAGAACTTGCAG GATAGAAAGAGTGGTAGAGCAGAGCCCGACCCTAAAAAGAAAGCCACATTTAGGGCTATCACCTCCACCCTGGCTTCCAGCTTCAAGAGACGTAGGTCCTCCAAAGACACG